From Polaribacter butkevichii, a single genomic window includes:
- a CDS encoding peptidylprolyl isomerase has product MQHRKTISKYIKVLTFAFFLGFLGLQTSAQKVKIDGVAVVIGKNIVLESDIAKFKQEVELRSEGKVTITDCEMLEELMQQKLLAHHAIVDSVTVSDAEVSTRVDRSIQYFTQQYGNVEKVIKAYGFNDLDDLKKELTTVQTENILIEKEQQKITEKIDVTPEEVRLYFNGLKEKGELPQFPAEIELAQIVIKAIPTKEETDRVIAKLNALKKEIEEGSNFRMKAIINSDDPGVTSNGGEYTVTKESSFIKEFKEMAFTLDVGQVSKPFKSEFGYHIMQLHAIKGNTRVASHILMQPKVPDEKMNEIKEKAENIIKEIRAGDLTFAEAVKKYSNDDETKNNGGLIINPSTGESKFDLTRMDPAFYARVSDLKKGEMTEPFYDEERSGDKMFKFILMKDRTDTHVADLVEDYVKVQQLALQKKKEETITKWSKEKIKDTYINIGPTHSNCTFEKNWKKEVNK; this is encoded by the coding sequence ATGCAACACAGAAAAACAATTTCAAAATATATTAAAGTATTAACTTTTGCCTTTTTCTTAGGTTTTTTAGGGTTGCAAACTTCTGCACAAAAAGTAAAAATAGATGGAGTAGCAGTTGTTATTGGTAAAAACATTGTGCTAGAATCTGATATAGCTAAATTTAAGCAAGAAGTAGAGTTAAGAAGTGAAGGGAAAGTAACCATCACAGATTGTGAAATGCTAGAAGAATTAATGCAGCAAAAATTATTAGCGCATCATGCAATTGTAGATAGTGTTACCGTTTCTGATGCAGAAGTTTCTACGAGAGTAGATAGAAGTATACAGTACTTTACACAACAGTATGGTAACGTAGAAAAAGTAATTAAGGCGTATGGTTTTAATGATTTAGATGATTTAAAAAAGGAATTAACTACCGTTCAAACAGAAAATATTTTAATAGAAAAAGAGCAGCAAAAAATTACTGAAAAAATAGATGTTACTCCAGAAGAGGTGCGTTTGTATTTTAATGGATTAAAAGAAAAAGGAGAGTTGCCTCAGTTTCCTGCGGAAATAGAATTGGCGCAAATAGTTATCAAAGCAATACCTACTAAAGAAGAAACAGATAGAGTTATTGCTAAATTAAATGCATTAAAAAAAGAAATTGAAGAAGGGTCTAATTTTAGAATGAAAGCAATTATTAACTCAGATGATCCTGGAGTTACAAGTAATGGTGGTGAGTATACTGTAACTAAAGAGTCTAGTTTTATTAAAGAATTTAAAGAAATGGCTTTTACTTTAGATGTTGGTCAGGTTTCTAAACCTTTTAAGTCTGAATTTGGGTATCATATTATGCAATTACATGCCATAAAAGGAAATACAAGAGTTGCTTCTCACATATTAATGCAGCCAAAAGTACCAGATGAGAAGATGAATGAGATTAAGGAAAAGGCAGAAAATATTATTAAAGAAATTAGAGCAGGTGACTTAACTTTTGCAGAAGCGGTTAAGAAATACTCTAATGACGATGAAACGAAGAATAATGGAGGTCTTATTATTAATCCATCTACAGGAGAATCTAAATTTGATTTAACAAGAATGGATCCTGCATTTTATGCTAGAGTAAGTGATCTTAAAAAAGGAGAAATGACAGAACCATTTTATGATGAAGAAAGATCTGGAGATAAAATGTTTAAGTTTATTTTAATGAAAGATAGAACAGATACGCATGTTGCCGATCTTGTAGAAGATTACGTTAAAGTACAACAATTAGCACTTCAAAAAAAGAAAGAAGAAACCATTACTAAATGGTCTAAAGAAAAAATAAAGGATACGTACATTAACATAGGGCCTACTCATAGCAATTGTACTTTTGAAAAAAACTGGAAAAAAGAAGTAAATAAATAA